The stretch of DNA CCCTAAAAGGTCTGTAAAATGTCTATACAATTGTATCTACATGCTAATTACAAAGAATCAAACCAGTCATAATCTATTTGAGCTACTGTTTTAGGCATCACACAAGTGATCCTAGTTTTTACTTGCCACTTCACTTCTTGAATCATTTGAGTATTGTTTCCCTGCCATAAAATGCAGTTCTTGGTTCTCCAAATATGATAGACTAAAGCTGCAGTAGCAGCCGCATATACAGCCTTTCTGAACTTGGATTTCTTGGCTCTATTTAACCACCTAATGATCTCTTGCAGTGATTTGGTTGTAGCACCCCAGCCGAGCCATGCCTTGACTTGTTCAAGACACTCCTTCGAGTATTTGCAGCAGAAATACAAGTGCTCGGTTGTTTCATCAGATTCATTGCAAAGAATGCATTTTGCATCTGTTGCAATCTGAAATCTGACCAATCTTTGCCTGGTCTTTAACCTGTCTTGCACAGCTAGCCAAAGCACAAAGCTATGCTTTGGTATGTTCATCCTCAACCACACCTGTTTACTCCAGTGACAAACTTGATTTCCTGCTGTCATCTGATTGTATACATCAGATATTTTGTAATTTCCAGCAGCAAATTGACTAGTGTTGATCTGATCTTTCCATTCATTTTTGAGCTcaactagtttttttttcttttttttattaatttaaacgtttatatattacaattatGTTACTAACGCACAAAAACAATAATACAACAACATAAGTAGGAAATTTAAATGGAGCCCAATTAGTAGATAAGTATAAATTAAGAATAATAAATTGTTTTGTATACCTCTCTAACAATCTTTGTTTAGATACTGATTATAGTTATTGTACATTATCTAAATTGTTGATCATTATGTTAATAAACTTAAATTATACTTAAGTAATCTAATATTAGGTTGTTTAAATCGTTGAGTAAATTATAATGCAAGAGAAACACAAAGTAATCTTCTCAATAcctaaaaaaaaagaacaaaaactagcaagagaaaaaactcatcaTCATAATAATATCCAAATAAAAAGCTAAAAAATTGtttatacaattatttttttttttaaaaaaaaagatctaCAATTTCATTGTGCCCAAAAACCATAGAATCCcaatttgaaatcatccgaaGTGATCGCCATGGGGAACACCGAGAAGCTGCTTAATCAGATCATGGAGTAGAATTTCTGGCCCGAAAATGCGAGAAAGAAGAGAAGTCGGAGAAGCTCAAGATCAAGAAGGCCATGGAAAAAGGCAACATCGACGGCGCTCGAATATATATACGCCAAATATGCCATTCGTAAACATGGCTTCGCGCCTCGACGCCGTCATGGCTCGCCTAGACACCCAAGCCAAGATGACCACTATTAACAAGTCCATGGGATCGATCGTCAAGTCTCTCGAATCTACTTTGGCTACTGGGAACCTACAAAAGATGTCCGAGACCATGGACCAATTCGAGAAGCACTTCGTCACTATGGAGGTGCAGGCCGAGTTCATGGAGAGCGCCATGGCTGAAGATTACGGTGTCGAGGTCTCGGTGGGGCTACCACACCTCTCCATTATAGGTGCCCCTGGAGGAGGCACATTATAGCTGCCATTGATCAATCAAAGGTGAAgattttttatcaaataaaattagatCAGTACCTGGCACCAATATCAGTCACTGACTTTCACTTACAATTGAACTCGTATTGttgattctgatcttgatcttCTTTTGAAAAACTTCCtgtgaaaatgaaaaaaatgttAGATTGAAAACACGAATTCAAGCGGAAATAATCGAAACAACACCAACGATTATTTCAGAAAAATGCAAATGTAGGCACAGAATttgaaagagaaaaagagataATAGTGACCTTGGAGAGAGGCAGTGAGGTTAAGAATAATTTTAGCAATCTGGATGATTTCTGGAGCGATACCATTTTCATGGAGAGAAGTGATGGTGTACTCGAGGGCTTGGGAGAGTAGTTGTTTTGGGTAGTTCACAGGGTTTTGAAgggtttaatttatattttaggggtttaatttatattttataaaactaaCCATAGATTTAAATTGcatttaaatttaacagaataaaaaaaaagagaatatactagatatttaatttaattattattttttattctatttaatttaatttaatattatataatctGAATTTGGAAATAATAGCCTAAAAATAATCTCATTCTTTCTCTGACGGCGGTGATGGAGTGACTGAAGCTCTCTCTTCAATTAATTTTGGTAACATCAATCTCACTTTTTATTTTGATAACATTTTTCACATTTGAATTTTTACACCGTTACAATGAAATTTTCATAATTTGGTACAAaacaattttaatatataaattaggtATTGGCTTGTTTTCAATccgagaataaaaaaaatttgaagcctgttatataattattttcttttagatGATTAAGTgtttgagtaaatgcatgtgtTAAATTCCTCTGTTTTTCAGATTTTTACTCTGTTTTGATTGCATGCGATcagtttcaattaattttagattttttgttTGATTGATTCAGTGATTACAATTTACAACAATCATTATTTAATAATGGAGATCATAAACACTCCATTAAAGCCTATAACATATATGAGAAGAGAGAAGAAAAACAGTGAGGAATTGGGTATGGTGGTACCAGACTTGAATGAGGCTTTGTGTGAATTAAACAATGGAAAAGAATCACCATTGGACAACACTCAAACTCCTCAAGGTTCCAATTTTTACTCTAAATTCTGTTTAAgtattttcttttcttgtttggtaatttttctttttgtttcttttaatgTTCAGAATTGTCTAGTTTCCCAATTCTGACTACTGGTTTGACGCCAGAGGAATCTTCCAACCCAATTTTTCCAGGTGAATATTCTTATTAAAAATTTGACCTATTAAGAACCctaaataatatagaataatTATTTAGAAACACTCAAATTGCACACACAAATTTTACACAATGACATGTAATTAATTTGAATGGTCCCTGGACCACATTAATATTTAATACACATTATATTGTGTAATAACAGGTTAGCATGTGTCATATTGGTGTAATATTAGGTCAGTATATTGCACACACATATTAAGGATTAAGATTGAAATTACAGATCATTGtgtttaaatatgtaatttgaaTGTAATTGAATGTGAAAATCATTACTCTTTAATTTCAAATGAAATCTATAAGACCCAAAGGCTAAATCATCAGGTGTTGGGCACCctaaaagtatcatttatagcaCATTTTAAAATGGTTATAGCTTATTTCAATTCATAATAATAGGATTTGGACTTTGGAACAAATAAGGTACCACTTAACCAGTTTGTATATAATatactttttcttttcatttatttatagttttttaaattgaattattgaTAACCTTCAATTTAGCTGCATTAGTCACATATATGTGTATTATTGGAGTCtggattttgtgtgtaaaatgGCCGAGACAAGTTTATTTAAATCATTACCAATAATAACAGCTAACATGGTCTTTTCTCTTTCTTACTTTTTGTTACATGATAATGCTGGATAGAATTCATGACAGTTAATACAGTTTTTTCAGTTTATACAGATAAAGAGAATGAAGAAAGCAACAATTTGTCTAACCCGAAAAAAAGAGGAAATGACTCTGAGTTGGAAAAAACCCCAGCTAAGAAaccaaaaaagaagaagaagaagaagatacaTAGACCGAAGGTGGTGGGAACAAGCAAGCTAAGGCGTACACCTTCAAAGGGTACTCCCTTGAAACCACACACACCGAAACCTATTACGCCAAAGCGTGTCAGTGGTACCAAGAACGTagtaaagaacaagaaaaacatCAAAAACAAGATTACATCAGAATGTGACAAGGAAAAAGTGGATGAGACTAGTGCTGAAGCTGTTAATGATGCTAGTGTGTCTAGAAGAAAATTTTTGGACTTCGATAAGGAAGAGAAGATTGAAGAAAGTTTAGCCATTGTAAACATCTCGAAGGGACAAAGAAGTTTGAAACCCGAGATAATTCAATGCAACAAAATGCCTTCAacaatttttcatttattctttAAGACAAAAGGAAAGAGATCAAAGCAGCGTAGAAGACAATATAGAAAGAGTTTTCGAAGAAAGGAAGCTAAACATAAACAAATAACAATAGAAACTAAGAATGAGTTGGAATTGGAACCTTTTCCCCTTTTCAACTGTGACTTTAACAAAGAAAGTGGACGTAGTATATTGGAAGACAACTTGTGGAAAGGTAATTCACCTTTTGCATTATgttttttgttctttgttttttcCCTTATTTTAAGAGGCTTAATTCTTACTTGCAGACTTTAAGGAGAAGTTCAGGACTATACCACCAACTGTGATGGCTCTCTCTGATAATTTAGAGTTTCAAACAAGTCTTAGTGAAGTTACTTCATTGTTGACTCATTTTAGTAGTTCAGTCACTCCTAATATAAGAGGTTACTTTGATATTAAGTCTTTTTTCCTTATGTTATTTCCAAGAAGAAAATGCCTCAGTAAAATTGGTTTATGTTGCTAATGACAATAATTTTCAGGAGATAATGACACAAATAACACACAAAATATTGCTGAGATGTCACCTTCTCCACAATCTGAGATTTTAGATGGTAACAAAAACCTACTAATCTTTTCTATATTAGTTTAAGATGTTAAATATGGTattcttgttttttggatgAGAAGTTTGATAGTGGAATGAGTGAAATATGTTTTAGTGAGTTTAAGGGATTTCTTATTGCTACCCAATTGAGAAGTATGAATCTTTGTTATATAATCTTTGTGATTAGATGCAGGTACATTTGAAGCAACAAGCAGCatgatttctcaatttttgccaagtCCAAATAGCTGCTGCTCTATGGGAAACATGCACCAACATCATTACAACCTCCCACAAAATAATGCTCAATATGGGGATGGCCCGTTGGTTTTTAATCAGGGATTTATGATGGAAAACCGAGGCACAAATGTTTTTCATTATGAGCATGGTGGTGCAATAGTCCCTTACACAGGACTTGCACCGAGAaaaatagaaaaggaaagtgcGATCGTTCTTCACTCTAAGAATGCTTTTCAGGGGGAACTTACTGTTgtcaaaaaaaagaagaaacaaCTCTTGCTTGAATTGCACGCTAAGGGGGTCAATTCTTGGAAGCTTCAACTGAAAAACTTGAGTAGGTTGGGTGAAGAAAATGAGAGAATGTGGGAGGATGAAAGAAGAGTATTTCGCGAACGTATTGGTGCATTTATTGctaaattgcatttaattttaGGTACATCTCAACTACTCATACTTAATGGTAtggagattttatttatcttactGCTTAATTTGTAATCTGAGCAGGTGATAGGACATTTTCAGAGTGGAAAGGTTCAGTAATTGACTCTGCGGTTGGAGTTTTCTTAACTCAGAATGTCTCAGACAATCTTTCTAGGTACTTGTTTTTGACAATAAGTAGATTTTACATTCATAAATATATCATAAGATTTCATATGATCATCTACTTTTGTTCTCTACAGCTCTGCCTTCATGTCACTTGTTGCGAGATTTTCCTCCTCATATGAAAGTAGTAGTGGGAATACAACAAGAGGAAAAATTTTAGAAGGTTCACAGCAACTTTCTGATAAAATTATCGCCAACAATGAGCCCGGGAGCTTAGCTGATGAAACGGTACAAGAACAAGGTGTCATGCTACCTACcgatgagaataagatagagatgaaaaagaaaaaagctgTCATTGACTGGGAGGCAATGGCAAAGAGATATTGTAAGAACTTAGAGGGAGAAAAGAAGGAAGGTGATCATAATGGAACTGATTGGGATGAACTCAAGAAAAAATACCATGTTGACGGGCCAAGAGATAGTCGTCGTAAGGATTCTGTGGATTGGAATGTTGTAAGGCTGGCGGAGCCTGAGGACATAGCACATGCTATCGAGGAACGCGGCCAGCATAATATCATTGCCTTACGAATCAAGGTACAAATTTTTTTGTTGAGAACTTTTAAGCTCTCATTTTGTGAGATGTGATTGTTATGTGGGTAATATTTTGCAGGAATTTCTTAATCGAGTTCTTAAACTACATGGGGAACTTGACTTAGAATGGCTAAGACATGCCCCTC from Cannabis sativa cultivar Pink pepper isolate KNU-18-1 chromosome 2, ASM2916894v1, whole genome shotgun sequence encodes:
- the LOC133034002 gene encoding uncharacterized protein LOC133034002, which codes for MTAGNQVCHWSKQVWLRMNIPKHSFVLWLAVQDRLKTRQRLVRFQIATDAKCILCNESDETTEHLYFCCKYSKECLEQVKAWLGWGATTKSLQEIIRWLNRAKKSKFRKAVYAAATAALVYHIWRTKNCILWQGNNTQMIQEVKWQVKTRITCVMPKTVAQIDYDWFDSL
- the LOC115719543 gene encoding protein ROS1A isoform X3; this translates as MEIINTPLKPITYMRREKKNSEELGMVVPDLNEALCELNNGKESPLDNTQTPQELSSFPILTTGLTPEESSNPIFPVYTDKENEESNNLSNPKKRGNDSELEKTPAKKPKKKKKKKIHRPKVVGTSKLRRTPSKGTPLKPHTPKPITPKRVSGTKNVVKNKKNIKNKITSECDKEKVDETSAEAVNDASVSRRKFLDFDKEEKIEESLAIVNISKGQRSLKPEIIQCNKMPSTIFHLFFKTKGKRSKQRRRQYRKSFRRKEAKHKQITIETKNELELEPFPLFNCDFNKESGRSILEDNLWKDFKEKFRTIPPTVMALSDNLEFQTSLSEVTSLLTHFSSSVTPNIRGDNDTNNTQNIAEMSPSPQSEILDDAGTFEATSSMISQFLPSPNSCCSMGNMHQHHYNLPQNNAQYGDGPLVFNQGFMMENRGTNVFHYEHGGAIVPYTGLAPRKIEKESAIVLHSKNAFQGELTVVKKKKKQLLLELHAKGVNSWKLQLKNLSRLGEENERMWEDERRVFRERIGAFIAKLHLILGDRTFSEWKGSVIDSAVGVFLTQNVSDNLSSSAFMSLVARFSSSYESSSGNTTRGKILEGSQQLSDKIIANNEPGSLADETVQEQGVMLPTDENKIEMKKKKAVIDWEAMAKRYCKNLEGEKKEGDHNGTDWDELKKKYHVDGPRDSRRKDSVDWNVVRLAEPEDIAHAIEERGQHNIIALRIKEFLNRVLKLHGELDLEWLRHAPPLKVKEYLLEFHGLGLKSVECIRLLALQHVAFPVDTNVGRIAVRLGWVPLEPLPEEVQIHLLQELPVMDSIQKYLWPRLQTMDQQTLYQLHYHLITFGKVYCTKRNPNCNACPMRAECRHYASAYASARHALPRPEEKEKASSTSPTAAANSTLGLSLGLNLTLPSPPLVLETNQFSKSDQICKPIIEEPASPEPASPEPEPPQIEELIDIEDYFFYNEEDNDDDNDDDYDYDDDDIPTLNLCNEISQDPLYNYMDMNKIIYGDKEESRALVVLPHEFTNYSVPKLKSTSRLRTKHLVYELPDSHPLLVGLDKRDNNDPTPYLLAIWTPDEIVNSSQPSTSNTNSQQGNVETIPGSILIPCRTATKGCFPLNGTYFQTNEVFADHESSEYPIDVPRSWLWNLRRRLVYFGTSTNTIFRGLTTEEIQHCFWRGSLCVRAFERKTGYPKALAPRFHVSTAHAAKEKIKTKAKKAKTKTKTKTMDGQ
- the LOC115719543 gene encoding protein ROS1A isoform X4; the encoded protein is MEIINTPLKPITYMRREKKNSEELGMVVPDLNEALCELNNGKESPLDNTQTPQELSSFPILTTGLTPEESSNPIFPDKENEESNNLSNPKKRGNDSELEKTPAKKPKKKKKKKIHRPKVVGTSKLRRTPSKGTPLKPHTPKPITPKRVSGTKNVVKNKKNIKNKITSECDKEKVDETSAEAVNDASVSRRKFLDFDKEEKIEESLAIVNISKGQRSLKPEIIQCNKMPSTIFHLFFKTKGKRSKQRRRQYRKSFRRKEAKHKQITIETKNELELEPFPLFNCDFNKESGRSILEDNLWKDFKEKFRTIPPTVMALSDNLEFQTSLSEVTSLLTHFSSSVTPNIRGDNDTNNTQNIAEMSPSPQSEILDDAGTFEATSSMISQFLPSPNSCCSMGNMHQHHYNLPQNNAQYGDGPLVFNQGFMMENRGTNVFHYEHGGAIVPYTGLAPRKIEKESAIVLHSKNAFQGELTVVKKKKKQLLLELHAKGVNSWKLQLKNLSRLGEENERMWEDERRVFRERIGAFIAKLHLILGDRTFSEWKGSVIDSAVGVFLTQNVSDNLSSSAFMSLVARFSSSYESSSGNTTRGKILEGSQQLSDKIIANNEPGSLADETVQEQGVMLPTDENKIEMKKKKAVIDWEAMAKRYCKNLEGEKKEGDHNGTDWDELKKKYHVDGPRDSRRKDSVDWNVVRLAEPEDIAHAIEERGQHNIIALRIKEFLNRVLKLHGELDLEWLRHAPPLKVKEYLLEFHGLGLKSVECIRLLALQHVAFPVDTNVGRIAVRLGWVPLEPLPEEVQIHLLQELPVMDSIQKYLWPRLQTMDQQTLYQLHYHLITFGKVYCTKRNPNCNACPMRAECRHYASAYASARHALPRPEEKEKASSTSPTAAANSTLGLSLGLNLTLPSPPLVLETNQFSKSDQICKPIIEEPASPEPASPEPEPPQIEELIDIEDYFFYNEEDNDDDNDDDYDYDDDDIPTLNLCNEISQDPLYNYMDMNKIIYGDKEESRALVVLPHEFTNYSVPKLKSTSRLRTKHLVYELPDSHPLLVGLDKRDNNDPTPYLLAIWTPDEIVNSSQPSTSNTNSQQGNVETIPGSILIPCRTATKGCFPLNGTYFQTNEVFADHESSEYPIDVPRSWLWNLRRRLVYFGTSTNTIFRGLTTEEIQHCFWRGSLCVRAFERKTGYPKALAPRFHVSTAHAAKEKIKTKAKKAKTKTKTKTMDGQ
- the LOC115719543 gene encoding protein ROS1A isoform X2, with product MEIINTPLKPITYMRREKKNSEELGMVVPDLNEALCELNNGKESPLDNTQTPQELSSFPILTTGLTPEESSNPIFPVFSVYTDKENEESNNLSNPKKRGNDSELEKTPAKKPKKKKKKKIHRPKVVGTSKLRRTPSKGTPLKPHTPKPITPKRVSGTKNVVKNKKNIKNKITSECDKEKVDETSAEAVNDASVSRRKFLDFDKEEKIEESLAIVNISKGQRSLKPEIIQCNKMPSTIFHLFFKTKGKRSKQRRRQYRKSFRRKEAKHKQITIETKNELELEPFPLFNCDFNKESGRSILEDNLWKDFKEKFRTIPPTVMALSDNLEFQTSLSEVTSLLTHFSSSVTPNIRGDNDTNNTQNIAEMSPSPQSEILDGTFEATSSMISQFLPSPNSCCSMGNMHQHHYNLPQNNAQYGDGPLVFNQGFMMENRGTNVFHYEHGGAIVPYTGLAPRKIEKESAIVLHSKNAFQGELTVVKKKKKQLLLELHAKGVNSWKLQLKNLSRLGEENERMWEDERRVFRERIGAFIAKLHLILGDRTFSEWKGSVIDSAVGVFLTQNVSDNLSSSAFMSLVARFSSSYESSSGNTTRGKILEGSQQLSDKIIANNEPGSLADETVQEQGVMLPTDENKIEMKKKKAVIDWEAMAKRYCKNLEGEKKEGDHNGTDWDELKKKYHVDGPRDSRRKDSVDWNVVRLAEPEDIAHAIEERGQHNIIALRIKEFLNRVLKLHGELDLEWLRHAPPLKVKEYLLEFHGLGLKSVECIRLLALQHVAFPVDTNVGRIAVRLGWVPLEPLPEEVQIHLLQELPVMDSIQKYLWPRLQTMDQQTLYQLHYHLITFGKVYCTKRNPNCNACPMRAECRHYASAYASARHALPRPEEKEKASSTSPTAAANSTLGLSLGLNLTLPSPPLVLETNQFSKSDQICKPIIEEPASPEPASPEPEPPQIEELIDIEDYFFYNEEDNDDDNDDDYDYDDDDIPTLNLCNEISQDPLYNYMDMNKIIYGDKEESRALVVLPHEFTNYSVPKLKSTSRLRTKHLVYELPDSHPLLVGLDKRDNNDPTPYLLAIWTPDEIVNSSQPSTSNTNSQQGNVETIPGSILIPCRTATKGCFPLNGTYFQTNEVFADHESSEYPIDVPRSWLWNLRRRLVYFGTSTNTIFRGLTTEEIQHCFWRGSLCVRAFERKTGYPKALAPRFHVSTAHAAKEKIKTKAKKAKTKTKTKTMDGQ
- the LOC115719543 gene encoding protein ROS1A isoform X1, whose product is MEIINTPLKPITYMRREKKNSEELGMVVPDLNEALCELNNGKESPLDNTQTPQELSSFPILTTGLTPEESSNPIFPVFSVYTDKENEESNNLSNPKKRGNDSELEKTPAKKPKKKKKKKIHRPKVVGTSKLRRTPSKGTPLKPHTPKPITPKRVSGTKNVVKNKKNIKNKITSECDKEKVDETSAEAVNDASVSRRKFLDFDKEEKIEESLAIVNISKGQRSLKPEIIQCNKMPSTIFHLFFKTKGKRSKQRRRQYRKSFRRKEAKHKQITIETKNELELEPFPLFNCDFNKESGRSILEDNLWKDFKEKFRTIPPTVMALSDNLEFQTSLSEVTSLLTHFSSSVTPNIRGDNDTNNTQNIAEMSPSPQSEILDDAGTFEATSSMISQFLPSPNSCCSMGNMHQHHYNLPQNNAQYGDGPLVFNQGFMMENRGTNVFHYEHGGAIVPYTGLAPRKIEKESAIVLHSKNAFQGELTVVKKKKKQLLLELHAKGVNSWKLQLKNLSRLGEENERMWEDERRVFRERIGAFIAKLHLILGDRTFSEWKGSVIDSAVGVFLTQNVSDNLSSSAFMSLVARFSSSYESSSGNTTRGKILEGSQQLSDKIIANNEPGSLADETVQEQGVMLPTDENKIEMKKKKAVIDWEAMAKRYCKNLEGEKKEGDHNGTDWDELKKKYHVDGPRDSRRKDSVDWNVVRLAEPEDIAHAIEERGQHNIIALRIKEFLNRVLKLHGELDLEWLRHAPPLKVKEYLLEFHGLGLKSVECIRLLALQHVAFPVDTNVGRIAVRLGWVPLEPLPEEVQIHLLQELPVMDSIQKYLWPRLQTMDQQTLYQLHYHLITFGKVYCTKRNPNCNACPMRAECRHYASAYASARHALPRPEEKEKASSTSPTAAANSTLGLSLGLNLTLPSPPLVLETNQFSKSDQICKPIIEEPASPEPASPEPEPPQIEELIDIEDYFFYNEEDNDDDNDDDYDYDDDDIPTLNLCNEISQDPLYNYMDMNKIIYGDKEESRALVVLPHEFTNYSVPKLKSTSRLRTKHLVYELPDSHPLLVGLDKRDNNDPTPYLLAIWTPDEIVNSSQPSTSNTNSQQGNVETIPGSILIPCRTATKGCFPLNGTYFQTNEVFADHESSEYPIDVPRSWLWNLRRRLVYFGTSTNTIFRGLTTEEIQHCFWRGSLCVRAFERKTGYPKALAPRFHVSTAHAAKEKIKTKAKKAKTKTKTKTMDGQ